The genomic window TGACATCATGCATCTTATATCAAGAGGTGTGGTCACAAACCGTAAAAAAGGATTTAACGAAGGAAAGCTGGTGGCAAGCAGCGCCATCGGTTCGCAGGCGCTCTATGAATTTATGCATGACAATCCGGCCCTTGACTTTCACCCTTCGGACTATGTGAATGATCCGGGTATTATTTCCCGCCACAACAGGATGGTTTCAATGAATGTGGCACTGGCCATGGACTTGACCGGACAGGTTGCTGCCGATGCGCTTCCGCACAACCATTATACAGGCGTAACCGGTACGCTCGATTTTATCAGGGGCTCGGCTCAGGCGGAAGGCGGCAAATCCATACTGATGTTTACCTCTACATCAAGAGACGGCAAAAAAAGCCGTATTGTTCCGATGCTTGATACCGCTGTGGTTGTTCCCAGGGGTGATGCCCATTATGTGGTTACCGAGTTCGGCGCAGTCAATCTTTTCGGAAAAAGCCTCCAGGAAAGGGCAAGAGCCATGATAAGTATTGCACATCCTGACTTTCGCAATGAGCTTTTTTATGAAGCAAAAAAAATAGGGCTGATTAGCGAGGCGCGAACGCTAAAGGAATCGATTAAACACGGGGTTTATCCGTTTCAGCTGGAAGAAGCCAGAGAGATCGACGGAGAATTGGTGACCATTCGCCCGGCCAAACCGGTGGATGAAAGAAGGATACAGGAACACTTTTACAGCCTTGACAAAACGGACATTGTTTCCCGATTTTTCCATGAAAAAACCAGTTTTGTCCGTGACGAGGCGGAAGGTGTTTCCCAGATAGACTATCTAAAAGATCTGACCATTATTGCGGTTGTGGGGGAGTTTGGCTTTGGAAGAGTGGTTGGTGTGGGAGAATATCTGCTGGACCCGGGGAAAAATATTGCTGAAGTCGCTTTTTCCATCAGCAAAGAGTTTCAGGGCAAAGGACTCGGCAAGATTTTACTGAAAAAACTTTGCATGGCAGCACGGGAAAACGGAATTGCGGGCCTGGTGGCCTACACCTCACCCGGGAACAAAAGTATGATAAAGCTGTTTAATACCTTGCCTTTTAAAACAAAGACCTTCTTTGACGGTGACATGCTTTCGCTGACTTGCCGTTTTGATGAAGTGGCGTCTTGATGGCTTAGCAAAAAGTCTCATCTATTGCCAATTGGTATCGTTTGGCAACGGTTACATTTCTTCCCAATATCATGACAGGTTACAACCGGTTCGCTTTAAGAATTCAGGCCCTGCGGCAAATAAGGGCTGCGAAACTCGAGGTAATTTTTTACCAGGCTACCGGTTGAATCTAATTTAGTTTTAAAACGATATTTAATTGTGATAGTCTATTGACAAACCAAAGCGGCCAATATATGTAAATTGATTGATAAAATACAGGTCAGACCGGTTTGCAATTTCAACCCTGTGCTTGTTAACTTATCGTTTTTATAGAAAGTATCAATTCATCATTTCTATATCCCTGTTCATTTATAAAAATAATTCTACCGATGTAGATTTTAATAAAAAATTAGCTTAATGAAAGGGGGGTGAACATAATTTAAAATCCGGGCATCATGTTTTTGCCCATTTGGTGTTAACAAATCAAAATTGTGGCTAGAAAAGCTTTAATTTATAATTTTCCATCTAAAGGAGGTTACATTGGGCTTTGAATTTTACAAAGAATCTTATACCGGCAGTATAAAGGAAATTGCCATAGGAGACGGTGCCAAAGCGGTTACTGTAGGCGGTGAGACATGCTATCCTTTCTATCAGTTTGAAGGTGAAATGCCCAACAAGCCCAGGATTGCAATGGAAATTTGGGACATGGAGCCCGAAGAATGGGCGGAATCTGCTCTCAGCCATTTCAAGGATGTCCTTTCAGATCCGGCGGCATGGGCCAAAAAATGTGTGGATGAGTTTGGCGCTGAAATGATTGTGTTGCAGCTTAAAAGCATTGACCCCAACGGTGCGGACGCAAGCCCTGAAGATGCGGCGGCAACGGTGAAAAAAGTCAGCGAAGCCATCGACGTTCCGTTGATTGTATGGGGCTGTGCCAGCCCACAGAAGGATGAGGATGTTTTGAAAAAAGTGGCTGAAGAATGCCAGAATGCAAATTTGACGATCGGACCGGTGGAGGATAAAAACCACAAGGGGATCGGGGCTGCGGCAATGGGGTATGGGCATACCATTATTTCGTCTTCGCCCATTGATGTGAACATTGCCAAACAGGTGAACATTCTTCTGGAAAACCTGGGGATGTCTATGGACAAAATAATTGTTGATCCGACCACCGGTGGTTTGGGTTACGGCATGGAGTATTCATATTCGGTCATGGAGCGGCTGAGAATGGCAGCCCTGTCTCAGGGCGATGATAAACTCCAGTTTCCCATTATAAACAACCTGGGTAACGAAGTCTGGAAATGCAAGGAGGCCAAACAGCCGGTCGATGAAATGCCGATACTGGGTGATCCCGAAAAACGGGGAATCCTTATGGAGGCAGTGGGTGCGGTAAGCTACCTGATGGGAGGTTCGGATATTCTTATTATGAGGCATCCTGAATCTGTTCGTATGGTCAGGGCTTTCATCGATCTGGTTTCAGACGGCGGGGCGGCAGGTGATGTGGCTTCCATCAAAAAGGATCTGGATGACGTTAACATCGACCTAGTATCCCTTGCACCGGAGCCTGACCTGACAATAGAAGAAGAGGTCAAGAAGGCGCCAGCGCCGAAGAAAGAAGCTCCTCCGGCTAAAAAGGCCGCACCGGCAAAAGCGGCTGCACCGGCAAAAGAAGCTGCACCGGCAAAAGAGGCCGCACCGGCAAAACCTGCGGAACCGGCAAAAGAAGCGGTAGCCGAAAAAGCCGAGGACGATGCCAAGGCCAAAGCTGAAGCTGAAGCCAAAGCCAAGGCGGATGCTGAAGCAAAGGCAAAAGCAGAGGTAGAAGCCAAAGCCAAAGCCGAAGAGGAAGCCAAGGCCAAGGCCGAGGCAGAAGCCAAAGCCAAGGCGGATGCCGAAGCCAAAGTTAAGGCTGAAGAGGTTGCCAAGCGTGAGGCCGAAGAAGATGCCCTCAGACAGCAGAGAGCAAAAGAGCGCGAAGAAAGAATGGCAAGGGATACCAAGCCCAAAGATAAAAAGGTGACAGTGACGGCGGCCAAGACCCAGAGATCCGCTTTATCTAAATTTAAGAATATTAGAAGATAATGTGTCATCATTGAAATCGAAGGTTTAAAATATGCGGTTTGAAATTTATGGAGCATATTTAGTACCCATTAAGATAATAATTAATCACTTAATAACATGAGGAGGAACCTCAAATGGCAGAAGTAAAAAAAGCAACGGTAGCCAAACCGGCAAAGGCTCCCAAAATGGCTGATCCGGTAAAGGCTTCCATTGATTTAGCTACTCAGGAGATGATAGCTAGAGCTCAGGAACTGGGTATTGAAACGATTTTTGACCGAGCGGAAAAAATGAAGCCCTGTAATATTGGTGTCCAGGGGACATGCTGTAAAAACTGTTCCATGGGACCCTGTCGTCTGCCTTTACCCAAAGCCGGGATAGAAGGCAAAGATGAAAGAAAAGGAATGTGCGGTGCCACGGCAAATACCATTGCGGCACGTAACTTTATTCGGATGATTGCAGGCGGTGCTTCAGCGCACTCCGACCATGGACGCTGTGTGGCGGAAGTGTTTATGTCTGTTGCCCGGAAACAGACAGATGCCTATAAAATAAAAGATGTTGATAAACTTCTGGCGGTTGCAGAAGCACTTGGTGTGGCCACCACAGTTGAGGTGGACGGAGAAGAGCTTGACAGAGATATGGATGAAATTGTCCTGGAAACAGCTGAGGTTGCACTGGCTGAATGGGGCAAGCCGGAAGGCGAACTTCTTTACGCCAAACGGGCGCCGGCGCCACTTTATGAAAAATGGAAGAAAGCCGGTGTTATTCCGAGAAATATCGATAGAGAAATCGTTGAAATCATGCATCGCACCCATATAGGTGTGGACCAAGATTTCAGAAATTTGATCAAACAGGGCTCCCGGGCAGCTATTGCAGATGGCTGGGGTGGAAGTATGCTGGCCACCGATTTGCAGGATATACTTTTCGGTACCCCCTATCCTATTCAGTCTGAGGCAAATCTTGGGGTCATGAAGGAGGATCATGTCAATCTTATTGTACATGGACATGAGCCGGTCCTTTCGGAAATGATCATCGCAGTTGCCCAGAAGAAGGAGATGATCGATTATGCCAAGAAAAAAGGCGCAAAGGGTATTCAGCTAAGTGGTATCTGCTGTACAGCCAATGAAATGCTCCAACGTCACGGCGTTCCCCCGGCAGGCACATTTCTGCAGCAGGAACTTGCCATCATCACCGGTGCATGTGACGCCATGGTTGTAGATATTCAATGTATTATGCAAAGCATTGCAAATGTTGCAGATTGTTTCCATACCAAGCTCATCACCACGCATCCCATTGCCAAGATGGAGCAGGACAATGTCATCCATATCGAGTTTGATGAACATCATGCTTTGGAAGATGCTGAAAAAATTGTTAAAATGGCGATCGATAACTTCAAAAACAGAAAAGCGGAAGTAATGATTCCCAAACATAAAGCTCCCCAGGTCGCCGGTTTTGGTGTTGAGTCAGTCGAATACCACCTTGGCGGATCTTTCCGCGGAACCTATTACACGCTGAATGACAATATTATCAACGGTCGGATCCGGGGTATTGCGGGTGTGGTTGGCTGCAACAATGTTCGCACCAGGCATAATGAAGGCCATATCCAGGTTGTAAAGGAACTGATTAAAAATGACGTGATTGTCCTGACTACAGGATGCAACGGCATTGCCTGTGCCATGGAAGGTCTGCTGACTCCTGAAAGTGCGGCAGTTCATTGCGGTTCCGGTCTTGCCGAGGTATGCGAAACTGTCGGTATTCCTCCGGTTCTTCATTTAGGCTCCTGCGTGGACAACAGCCGGATTCTTCTGGCTGCAACCGAAGTGGTTAAAGCAGGTGGACTGGGAAATGACATTTCCGATGTGCCGGTTGCAGGAAGTGCACCTGAATGGATGAGTGAAAAGGCGATCAGCATCGGACATTATTTTGTTGTTTCAGGTGTTTACACGGTATTCGGCGTCACCCTGCCCACCTCAGGTGCCCCAGTTTTTCATAACCATATCTGTAATGAACTTGAAAATATTTACGGCGGTATGTGGGATATCGAGGTTGATCCGATCAAGCATGCGCAAAAAATGATCGCCCATATAGACAAAAAACGTAAGGCCCTGGGAATAGACAAAGCCAGAGAAAGGGTCATGATGGATTTTGCCGCACGCCAGGCTCTTTAGGTATAACCAGGATTATGTATTGTAAAAGATTATCAAATATAAAATCCTCAACGAAGGAGGAACGAAATGTCAAGATTAATAGCATTTGCCGCCATTCAGGGTGGCTATAAAGTTGTGGCACAGGCCGAAGGGGCATTACAGAAAGCTCTGGAAACCTATAATGCGGATACCAAAATAGCGTTTCCCAATACCGGCTATTTTTTACCGATTATATATTCACTTTTCGGGATCAAGGTTGAAACCATTGAAGATATGCAGGAACCCATGGAAATTGCGCGGGGTCTTCTTCCCGCTCATATCAAAGGTAAAAACTGGCTTCCTTTCCTCGGGCCTCTTCTGGACGCAGGAATGGCAGGTGTCATATCTTATGAAATTATAGAGGCGCTCAGGTATCTGAACGAACCTGATTTCTATCTCCATGCAGAAGATCCGGATATCGATGCAGGAAAAATCTGGCTGGGTGCTGCTGATGACACCATATTCCGCAAAAGAGGGGTCGAGTTTGTTGACGGCTCTGCCCCCGGTTTTGCGGCAATAGTGGGCTCTGCACCTGATGTTGAAACAGCCAAGATGATCGTTGAAGATTATCAGAAAAGGGGTCTTTACATTTTCTGTGCAGCCAACCACAACGGAACGACCATTATTGAACAGCTGATTGAAGCCGGTATTCAAATAGGCTGGAATACCCGGATTGTACCTTTTGGTCCGGATATCTCGTGCGCGGTTTTTGCTTTGGGATTTGCCAACAGGGTGGCAATGGCTTTTGGTGGCGTTGAGCCCGGTGATTATAGAAAGATTCTGATGTACAACAAGGAAAGGGTGTTTGCATTTGTTAACGCTTTAGGCGATGTGGGAACCGAATGGGGTGTTGCTGCTGCAGGTTGCGTAAACTGGGGTTTCCCCACATTGGCCGATACGGACATTACCGAGATTCTTCCCACCGGTATCTGTACATACGAGCATGTGGTCGCTCCTGTTGCCTATGATGAAATCTGCGCCAAATCGGTTGAAGTTCGTGGCCTTAAGACCCTGGTTTCCGACATTGAGATCCCCTGTTCATTTGGCCCGGCCTATGAGGGCGAGCGTGTCAGGGGGGCCGATCTGTTCTGCCAGATGGGTGGCGGCAAGAGTCAGTGTACCGAACTTTGCAAGATGGCTGACATGAACGATATTGATGACGCCAAAGTGGAAATAGTCGGAAAGGACATCGGTGACCTCAAGGAAGGCGACACACTGCCCCTGGGTATTTATGTCCAGGTTGCCGGCCGTGAATTCCAGACTGATTTCGAACCGATTATCGAACGTCAGATTCACCATCTGATCAACTACATCCAGGGTGTGATGCATATCGGCCAGAGAGACATCTCATGGATCAGGGTGGGCAAGGCGGCTGTGGAAAAAGGGTTTACTTTAAAAGATATCGGTGTTGTATTGCATGCCAAGTTCCACCAGGATTTCGGAAATATTCTGGACAAGGTGCAGGTGACCCTGTATACCAAGAAAAAAGACGTGGATGACCTTACCAAGCGTGCACGGGCTGAGTATAAGATGAGGGATGAGCGTGTGGAGACCATGACCGACGAAGGTGTTGAAATATTCTATTCCTGTACCCTGTGCCAGTCATTTGCTCCCAACCATGTTTGCTCGGTCAGCCCGGAGAGAACCGGACTTTGCGGTGCATACAACTGGATGGACTGCAAGGCATCGTACGAAATTAACCCCACCGGGCCGAACCAGCCCATAGAAAAAGGCGAATGCCTTGATCCTGTGTTGGGACAGTGGAAGGGGGTCAATGAGTTCGTACAGAAAGCATCCAGAGGGGCCGTCGATCATTATAATTTCTATTCCATGGTTGTCGATCCTATGACCACCTGCGGCTGCTGCGAGTGTATTGCGGCCATGCTGCCGTCTTGCAACGGGGTGATGACAGTGAGCAGGGATTATACAGGTGAGACCCCATGTGGGATGAAGTTTACCACCCTTGCCGGCGTGATGGGCGGAGGGGCGCAATCCCCTGGATTTGTCGGTCATTCAAAGTACAATATTACCCAGCGTAAGTTTATCTTGGGTGATGGCGGATTGGCCCGAATGGTCTGGATGCCCAAGATATTAAAGGAAGAAATCAAGGAACGGATTGATAAACGCGGTGAAGAGATCGGTGTTCCTGATCTTTATGACAAGATTGCCGACGAAACGGTGGGGATCACCGAAGAAGAGATCCTTCCGTGGCTCGAAAAAAAGGGACACCCCGCCCTGAAAATGGATCCGCTGATTGGATAGCAAATTGGGAAAGTTGCGTGTTGGGTGTGATGTATTTATAAAAACATGCCACACGCAACTTAAAACCCGCAATACAAGATAAGGAGACTAAAATGGCATTAACCGGTATTCAGATTTTCAAACTCCTGCCGAAAACCAACTGTAAGGAATGCGGCGTTCCCACATGCCTTGCTTTTGCCATGAACCTGGCATCCGGAAAGGCTGAGCTCGACGCCTGCCCCTATGTATCAGACGAGGCAAAGGAACAACTTGCAGAGGCTTCCGCGCCACCCATCCGCCCTGTTAATGTGGGCAAAGGGGTTCGCAAGTTTACCACAGGCGGAGAAACAGTGCAGTATAGGCATGAAAAGACTTTTTACAATCAAACAGCTCTGGCAGCTACGGTAAATTCAGATATTTCAGACAGCGATCTTGAAGCAAAACTAAAGGCATGGAATGCCTTCCAGTTTGAACGGGTTGGACTGAACTTAAGACCCGAACTGGTGGCTTTAAAGGATGTCAATGGAGATAAGGACGCCTTTGCCCAAAAGGCCAAAACAATTGCTGAAACATCGGAGTTCAACCTGGTACTCATGTCGGAAAATGCGGATGTCATGAAGGCCGGCATTGAAGCCAGCGGTTTTAAGCGGCCTTTAATATATGCGGCCACAGAGTCCAATGCCGATGATTTCGGCGCCCTGGCGAAAGATAACGATCTGCCTCTTGCGGTAAAGGCCGACTCGGTTGAGGGCCTGGTTTCCTTAACTGAAAAGCTAACCCAAATGGGGCTAAAAGATCTGGTGATCGATCCCGGATCAAGGGAGATCAAACAGTCCTTGGAGGATCAGCTGATGATCCGGCGCGCGTCACTTAAGAACCTAAACCGGGCAGTTGGGTTCCCCACCATCACCTTTCCGTGTGAAATGGCTTCCAACCTGGAAATGGAAACCTTGATTGCAGCAATGCATATTGCAAAATATGGTGGGATTTCGGTTCTTTCCGATTTTACCGGGGAAAGTATTTTTCCGCTTCTACTTGAGCGGCTGAACATCTTCACCGATCCTCAGCGACCCATGATGGTGACGGAAGGGATCTATGAAATCGGCAATCCGGATGAGAATTCCCCGGTGATGGTGACCACTAACTTTGCCTTGACCTACTTTATCGTATCCGGTGAAATTGAAGGCAGCAGGGTTCCCTCCTGGCTGCTCATCAAAGATTCCGAAGGTCTGTCGGTGATGACGGCATGGGCCGCCGGAAAATTTGCAGGGGACGATGTGGGCATGTTCGTGAAGAAAAGCGGTATAATGGATAAAATCAAGCATACGGAACTGATTATCCCGGGTTATGCTGCCGCCATTGCCGGTGATGTGGAGGAAGAATTGCCCGGCTGGAAGATTACGGTAGGCCCGAGAGAAGCCGCGCATATTCCCGGATTCTTAAAGGCAATGTAAAATTAATCATCAATCAGAAAGGGAGGTTGTATGTTACTCATTGGTGAAAGTTTAAACGTGATATCAAAAAAAATCGGCAGGGCTTTTAAGGAGCGTGACCCCAAACCGATCCAGGAAGAAGCCCTTTTTCAAAAAGAAAAAGGTATGGATTTTATCGACATCAACCTCGGTCCTGCCAAAAAAGATGGCCATGAATTGATGCCTTGGGTGGTGCAAACCGTTCAGGAAGTTGTGGATGATATCCCCCTGGCGCTCGATACATCGAACATCGATGCCATTGAAGCTGCACTGAAAGTGTGCAAGGAAGTACCGGGAAAACCGCATATAGTCAACTCTATTATGTGCAGACCTGAGCGGTATGAAAAGATGGTTCCCATAGCGGCAGAGCACAATGCGGATTTTATTGCCCTGATGTGGGGTCCTGAGGGGTTGCCTCGAGATGAAAATGAACGGGCGGCTCTTGCTGTTGAGCTTTTGTATTTTGCCAATGAAGCCGGGATTCCCAACGAAAAAATCTGGGTGGATGGAATTGTTACTCCGGTAAATATTCAACAGCCACAAAGCATCAGCCTGATGGAATTCCAAGGCATGTTGCAGGATATTGCCCCGGGCGCAAAGAGCACCTGCGGGTTGTCGAATATTTCCAACGGTCCTCCGGATAACCTGCGGCCCATACTCAACCAGACATTTATGGTGATGCTGCAAAAATACGGGATGTACTCGGTCATTGCCGATCCCCTGGATGATCAACTGATAGATATTGCCAAGGGAAACCGCCAGGATATCGTGGATTTGATTTACGGTATTATGGATGGCAATGAGCCCGATATGGCCGGTCTGTCAAAGGAAATGCTGGATTATGCAAAGACTGTCAATGTAATTCTTGGAAAGTCTTTGTATTCCGATTCGTGGCTTGAAATTTAATTGTACGGTTAGATTATTTTTCTGAAGCCTGTTTTGTAAAAACCGGCAGTGTTCTTATTAACAGATACTCCATCGGCCTTGTTGCTGAGCTGTTTATTACTAAAAAGCCTCAACTAATAAGTTGAGGCTTTTTTATCGTTTATGGGTATTATTATAGAACAGAATATGTTCATTGGAAACAAACATTCGTTTTTCCATCTTAGTTCGGTTCGTCCGGGCAAACAGGCGATTCCCCGGACGAACCTTAGCTTTCATGCATCGTTGCGCCCAGTCGGGCATGAAAATTTATGACAATTGCTATAAAAAAAACCGCAGGAATTCTCCTTTCGAGATTATTTTACCAAACCGATTTAATAAGAAACGTCAATTTATGCTGACTAAAAAAGAAAAAAAAATAATGGGACTGACCATCGGATCACACAGTCTGGTTCATTTATTTGAAGGCGTATTGCCGCCGCTGATTCCGCTGATGATCACCCAGTTTAATACAGACTACTTTCATCTCGGCCTGGTGGTAACGGTATTTTCCTATGCTTTCGGACTGGGATCTCTTCCTGCAG from Thermodesulfobacteriota bacterium includes these protein-coding regions:
- a CDS encoding GNAT family N-acetyltransferase, with the protein product MSKVGYWADNYISNKRSAQEAIRLIKPGRRVFIGSSCGEPQYLVRTLSEASSRLTDIEIVRLLALESTPLTLIANKTMDHALNIRSFYLGSAKPQGLARNMRFITPMNLSAIPRLFRSRRLPINVAMIQVSPPDDFGWMSLGISVDITLAAALSADLVIAQVNNRMPRVLGQSFIHVNDVDVFVEHDEELLTIGESPELESANTIGKIIARLIEDGSTIQIGLGTTSQAVFTGMSDKNDLGIHTQYLTDDIMHLISRGVVTNRKKGFNEGKLVASSAIGSQALYEFMHDNPALDFHPSDYVNDPGIISRHNRMVSMNVALAMDLTGQVAADALPHNHYTGVTGTLDFIRGSAQAEGGKSILMFTSTSRDGKKSRIVPMLDTAVVVPRGDAHYVVTEFGAVNLFGKSLQERARAMISIAHPDFRNELFYEAKKIGLISEARTLKESIKHGVYPFQLEEAREIDGELVTIRPAKPVDERRIQEHFYSLDKTDIVSRFFHEKTSFVRDEAEGVSQIDYLKDLTIIAVVGEFGFGRVVGVGEYLLDPGKNIAEVAFSISKEFQGKGLGKILLKKLCMAARENGIAGLVAYTSPGNKSMIKLFNTLPFKTKTFFDGDMLSLTCRFDEVAS
- a CDS encoding acetyl-CoA decarbonylase/synthase complex subunit delta, coding for MGFEFYKESYTGSIKEIAIGDGAKAVTVGGETCYPFYQFEGEMPNKPRIAMEIWDMEPEEWAESALSHFKDVLSDPAAWAKKCVDEFGAEMIVLQLKSIDPNGADASPEDAAATVKKVSEAIDVPLIVWGCASPQKDEDVLKKVAEECQNANLTIGPVEDKNHKGIGAAAMGYGHTIISSSPIDVNIAKQVNILLENLGMSMDKIIVDPTTGGLGYGMEYSYSVMERLRMAALSQGDDKLQFPIINNLGNEVWKCKEAKQPVDEMPILGDPEKRGILMEAVGAVSYLMGGSDILIMRHPESVRMVRAFIDLVSDGGAAGDVASIKKDLDDVNIDLVSLAPEPDLTIEEEVKKAPAPKKEAPPAKKAAPAKAAAPAKEAAPAKEAAPAKPAEPAKEAVAEKAEDDAKAKAEAEAKAKADAEAKAKAEVEAKAKAEEEAKAKAEAEAKAKADAEAKVKAEEVAKREAEEDALRQQRAKEREERMARDTKPKDKKVTVTAAKTQRSALSKFKNIRR
- the cooS gene encoding anaerobic carbon-monoxide dehydrogenase catalytic subunit; the protein is MAEVKKATVAKPAKAPKMADPVKASIDLATQEMIARAQELGIETIFDRAEKMKPCNIGVQGTCCKNCSMGPCRLPLPKAGIEGKDERKGMCGATANTIAARNFIRMIAGGASAHSDHGRCVAEVFMSVARKQTDAYKIKDVDKLLAVAEALGVATTVEVDGEELDRDMDEIVLETAEVALAEWGKPEGELLYAKRAPAPLYEKWKKAGVIPRNIDREIVEIMHRTHIGVDQDFRNLIKQGSRAAIADGWGGSMLATDLQDILFGTPYPIQSEANLGVMKEDHVNLIVHGHEPVLSEMIIAVAQKKEMIDYAKKKGAKGIQLSGICCTANEMLQRHGVPPAGTFLQQELAIITGACDAMVVDIQCIMQSIANVADCFHTKLITTHPIAKMEQDNVIHIEFDEHHALEDAEKIVKMAIDNFKNRKAEVMIPKHKAPQVAGFGVESVEYHLGGSFRGTYYTLNDNIINGRIRGIAGVVGCNNVRTRHNEGHIQVVKELIKNDVIVLTTGCNGIACAMEGLLTPESAAVHCGSGLAEVCETVGIPPVLHLGSCVDNSRILLAATEVVKAGGLGNDISDVPVAGSAPEWMSEKAISIGHYFVVSGVYTVFGVTLPTSGAPVFHNHICNELENIYGGMWDIEVDPIKHAQKMIAHIDKKRKALGIDKARERVMMDFAARQAL
- the acsB gene encoding acetyl-CoA decarbonylase/synthase complex subunit alpha/beta; translated protein: MSRLIAFAAIQGGYKVVAQAEGALQKALETYNADTKIAFPNTGYFLPIIYSLFGIKVETIEDMQEPMEIARGLLPAHIKGKNWLPFLGPLLDAGMAGVISYEIIEALRYLNEPDFYLHAEDPDIDAGKIWLGAADDTIFRKRGVEFVDGSAPGFAAIVGSAPDVETAKMIVEDYQKRGLYIFCAANHNGTTIIEQLIEAGIQIGWNTRIVPFGPDISCAVFALGFANRVAMAFGGVEPGDYRKILMYNKERVFAFVNALGDVGTEWGVAAAGCVNWGFPTLADTDITEILPTGICTYEHVVAPVAYDEICAKSVEVRGLKTLVSDIEIPCSFGPAYEGERVRGADLFCQMGGGKSQCTELCKMADMNDIDDAKVEIVGKDIGDLKEGDTLPLGIYVQVAGREFQTDFEPIIERQIHHLINYIQGVMHIGQRDISWIRVGKAAVEKGFTLKDIGVVLHAKFHQDFGNILDKVQVTLYTKKKDVDDLTKRARAEYKMRDERVETMTDEGVEIFYSCTLCQSFAPNHVCSVSPERTGLCGAYNWMDCKASYEINPTGPNQPIEKGECLDPVLGQWKGVNEFVQKASRGAVDHYNFYSMVVDPMTTCGCCECIAAMLPSCNGVMTVSRDYTGETPCGMKFTTLAGVMGGGAQSPGFVGHSKYNITQRKFILGDGGLARMVWMPKILKEEIKERIDKRGEEIGVPDLYDKIADETVGITEEEILPWLEKKGHPALKMDPLIG
- the acsC gene encoding acetyl-CoA decarbonylase/synthase complex subunit gamma produces the protein MALTGIQIFKLLPKTNCKECGVPTCLAFAMNLASGKAELDACPYVSDEAKEQLAEASAPPIRPVNVGKGVRKFTTGGETVQYRHEKTFYNQTALAATVNSDISDSDLEAKLKAWNAFQFERVGLNLRPELVALKDVNGDKDAFAQKAKTIAETSEFNLVLMSENADVMKAGIEASGFKRPLIYAATESNADDFGALAKDNDLPLAVKADSVEGLVSLTEKLTQMGLKDLVIDPGSREIKQSLEDQLMIRRASLKNLNRAVGFPTITFPCEMASNLEMETLIAAMHIAKYGGISVLSDFTGESIFPLLLERLNIFTDPQRPMMVTEGIYEIGNPDENSPVMVTTNFALTYFIVSGEIEGSRVPSWLLIKDSEGLSVMTAWAAGKFAGDDVGMFVKKSGIMDKIKHTELIIPGYAAAIAGDVEEELPGWKITVGPREAAHIPGFLKAM
- a CDS encoding dihydropteroate synthase; its protein translation is MLLIGESLNVISKKIGRAFKERDPKPIQEEALFQKEKGMDFIDINLGPAKKDGHELMPWVVQTVQEVVDDIPLALDTSNIDAIEAALKVCKEVPGKPHIVNSIMCRPERYEKMVPIAAEHNADFIALMWGPEGLPRDENERAALAVELLYFANEAGIPNEKIWVDGIVTPVNIQQPQSISLMEFQGMLQDIAPGAKSTCGLSNISNGPPDNLRPILNQTFMVMLQKYGMYSVIADPLDDQLIDIAKGNRQDIVDLIYGIMDGNEPDMAGLSKEMLDYAKTVNVILGKSLYSDSWLEI